The Lagenorhynchus albirostris chromosome 6, mLagAlb1.1, whole genome shotgun sequence genome includes a window with the following:
- the LOC132521922 gene encoding LOW QUALITY PROTEIN: ribonucleoside-diphosphate reductase subunit M2-like (The sequence of the model RefSeq protein was modified relative to this genomic sequence to represent the inferred CDS: inserted 1 base in 1 codon; deleted 2 bases in 1 codon), translated as MGSRDGGPRTCTQPHLESRDLHAAPPGIPPATVAGLQQQHLLQLLPTKGLSLADREDTPPSLSGTTRRICQEPAEPNPKSSAPRVEDEPLLKETPCRFVIFPIEYRDVWQMYKKAEPSFWTAEEVDLSKDIQHWEALKPEERCFTSCVLAFSAASDSIVNENWVERLSQEVQITEARYFYGFQIAVENIHSEMDSLLIDTYIKDSKEREFLFNASETVPCVKKAADWALRRIEDKEATYGEPVVAFAAAEGIFFSGSFASILWLKKRGLMAGLTFSNELISRDEGLHCDFACLMFKHLLHKHSEQRVKEIIVSAARIEHEFLTEALTVELIGMNCALMKQYVEFVADRLVLELGFSKVFRVENPFDFMEDISXEGKTNFSEKRVGKYQRMGVTSSPTENSFTLDADF; from the exons ATGGGGTCCAGG GACGGAGGGCCCAGGACCTGCACACAGCCCCACCTGGAGTCCCGCGACCTGCACGCAGCCCCACCTGGCATCCCGCCCGCCACTGTCGCtggcctgcagcagcagcatctccTCCAGCTCTTGCCTACGAAGGGGCTCAGCCTGGCGGACCGGGAGGACACTCCCCCGTCGCTCAGTGGGACCACAAGGAGGATCTGCCAGGAGCCCGCCGAGCCGAACCCTAAGTCATCTGCCCCCAGGGTGGAGGATGAACCA CTTCTGAAAGAAACCCCCTGCCGCTTTGTCATCTTTCCTATCGAATACCGTGATGTTTGGCAGATGTATAAGAAAGCGGAGCCTTCCTTCTGGACAGCTGAGGAGGTGGACCTTTCCAAGGACATTCAGCACTGGGAAGCCCTGAAGCCTGAGGAGAGATGTTTCACTTCGTGTGTTCTGGCTTTCTCTGCAGCAAGTGATAGCATAGTAAATGAAAACTGGGTGGAGCGGCTTAGCCAAGAAGTTCAGATTACGGAAGCCCGTTATTTCTATGGCTTCCAAATTGCCGTGGAAAACATACATTCTGAAATGGACAGTCTCCTCATTGACACTTACATTAAAGATTCCAAAGAAAGGGAATTCCTCTTCAATGCCAGTGAGACAGTGCCTTGTGTAAAGAAGGCGGCAGATTGGGCCTTGCGCCGGATCGAAGACAAAGAGGCTACGTACGGAGAACCTGTCGTAGCCTTTGCCGCAGCGGAAGGAATCTTCTTTTCTGGttcttttgcatctatattgTGGCTCAAGAAACGAGGACTGATGGCCGGCCTCACATTTTCCAATGAACTTATTAGCAGAGACGAGGGTTTACACTGTGACTTTGCCTGCCTGATGTTCAAACACCTGCTACACAAACATTCGGAGCAGAGAGTCAAAGAAATAATCGTCAGTGCAGCTAGGATAGAACACGAGTTCCTCACGGAAGCCCTGACAGTGGAGCTCATCGGGATGAATTGCGCTTTGATGAAGCAGTACGTCGAATTCGTGGCAGACAGACTTGTgctggagctgggttttagcaaGGTTTTCAGAGTAGAAAATCCATTTGACTTTATGGAGGATATTT CTGAAGGGAAGACTAACTTCTCTGAGAAGAGAGTAGGCAAGTATCAGAGGATGGGAGTGACGTCCAGTCCGACAGAGAATTCCTTTACCTTGGATGCTGACTTCTAA